From a region of the Plodia interpunctella isolate USDA-ARS_2022_Savannah chromosome 13, ilPloInte3.2, whole genome shotgun sequence genome:
- the LOC128674690 gene encoding multiple inositol polyphosphate phosphatase 1-like isoform X1: MWLSTITIVLMSVLPMEQCYWNTNSYIYFGGKTLYDDVRGDVRNSSRLKGCEPVSIWMLARHGARNPSEQNIREMKNALAMKSDILRYHAEGRGDLWDREIADLQEYRWSPDVDVTPYVLTNRGHRELNDLGDRINMTYFSLLKKLKEHHIRPTNEQRTIESARSFLNGLDDSLAYGIEAPLRKIKDVMLLPYLHCDLHTTEAWNGSKRISELQKYYETADYKEVLLSVQKRMGSNEPLTPTNVSGLYDLCRFHRSTSLTGTSPWCKLFTNRDLEVLEYIEDINSYYRSGYGFPYNGHLGRLVLSDLLKKFQAEVYDSKPTFTAFFSHDSLIDMVYCALGLFHDEKSLKAKRRNPRRKWRTSKNTPFAANIIVVLHECENMLEPRPYKVQFLVNEKPQRVCVKKVCTWAEFQDKLKPFLQSDLKFCRQHNKPN, translated from the exons ATGTGGTTGTCTACAATCACTATAGTGCTAATGAGTGTGCTGCCTATGGAACAGTGTTATTGGAACACAAattcgtatatatattttggagGGAAAACTTTGTATGATGACGTCAGAGGCGATGTACGAAATTCATCGAGATTGAAAG GGTGTGAACCTGTCAGCATTTGGATGCTTGCTAGGCACGGCGCTCGTAACCCCAGCGAGCAAAACATACGAGAAATGAAGAATGCTTTAGCAATGAAGTCAGATATCCTAAGGTATCACGCCGAAGGACGAGGAGATTTATGGGATAGG GAAATAGCAGACCTGCAAGAATACAGATGGAGTCCAGACGTTGACGTGACTCCGTACGTTCTTACGAACAGAGGTCACAGGGAATTAAATGACTTAGGTGACAGAATTAATATGACCTATTTCTCACTGCTGAAGAAACTAAAAGAACACCACATTAGGCCTACTAATGAACAAAGGACGATTGAGAGCGCCAGGAGTTTTTTGAATGGGCTAGATGATTCATTGGCGTATGGTATAGAAGCTCCGTTGAGGAAGATCAAAGATGTAATGTTATTG CCCTATTTGCACTGTGATCTTCACACGACCGAAGCGTGGAATGGTTCGAAACGAATCTcagaattacaaaaatattatgaaaccGCCGACTACAAAGAA GTCTTGTTAAGCGTTCAAAAACGAATGGGCTCCAATGAGCCGCTAACTCCGACCAACGTATCTGGACTGTACGACCTCTGTCGGTTCCACCGTTCCACCTCGCTGACTGGGACCTCACCGTGGTGCAAGCTGTTCACAAACAGAGACCTGGAGGTCCTCGAGTATATAGAAGACATTAACTCTtactatag GAGTGGCTACGGATTTCCATACAACGGCCATCTTGGACGATTGGTGCTAAGCGATTTGCTGAAGAAGTTTCAGGCCGAGGTGTACGATTCGAAACCTACATTCACCGCATTCTTCTCCCACGACAGTCTGATAGACATGGTCTATTGTGCGTTAGGATTGTTCCACGacgaaaaaagtttaaaagccAAGAGGAGGAACCCTCGCCGCAAGTGGAGAACCAGCAAAAACACTCCGTTTGCTGCCAATATTATTGTGGTCTTGCATga ATGTGAAAATATGCTGGAGCCTCGGCCATATAAAGTACAGTTCTTGGTAAACGAGAAACCTCAGAGGGTATGTGTGAAGAAAGTCTGTACTTGGGCCGAATTCCAAGATAAACTGAAGCCATTTTTGCAGAGCGATCTTAAATTTTGTAGACAACACAATAAACCCAACTGA
- the LOC128674692 gene encoding multiple inositol polyphosphate phosphatase 1-like, producing MWLANIIVLMCMEQWYSSANLYKYFGGKTLYDDVRGDIRNASKLKGCEPVSIWLLSRHGTRNPSEQNLRDMKNALTLKTDIIRNHEEGRGELGDMEIKELREYEWNPDLDATPYLLITRGYKELNEYADRINVTYFSLLKRLKAHHIRPTNEQRTIESARSFVAGLDDSLEYEIEAPLDKKKDFMLLPYLSCDLHTREAWNVTKRLSEIRKYYQTAEFQEVLASVQKRLGIQAQLSPINVTGLYNLCWSQRSTLLTGTSPWCKLFTNRDLEVLEYIQDINSNLRSGYGFPFNGHLGRLVLSDLLKKFQAEVYNTKPTFTAFFAHDSLIDMVYCALGLFHDENGIDAKRRNPHRKWRSSKITPFAANILAVLHKCRSS from the exons ATGTGGTTGGCTAACATTATAGTCTTGATGTGCATGGAACAGTGGTACTCTAGTgctaatttgtataaatattttggagGGAAAACTTTGTATGATGACGTCAGAGGCGATATACGAAATGCATCAAAATTGAAAG GCTGTGAACCGGTCAGCATCTGGCTGCTTTCTAGGCACGGCACCCGTAACCCCAGCGAACAAAACTTAAGAGACATGAAGAATGCTCTGACTCTAAAGACAGATATAATAAGGAATCACGAGGAAGGCCGGGGAGAATTAGGGGATATG GAAATAAAAGAATTACGAGAATACGAATGGAATCCGGATTTAGACGCAACACCATACCTTCTTATCACTAGAGGTTACAAGGAATTGAATGAATATGCTGATAGAATAAACGTAACCTATTTCTCCCTACTGAAGAGACTGAAAGCCCATCACATTAGGCCTACAAATGAACAAAGGACGATTGAGAGCGCCAGGAGTTTTGTTGCTGGGCTAGATGACTCACTGGAATACGAGATAGAAGCTCCATTGGAcaagaaaaaagattttatgttattg CCTTATTTGAGCTGTGACCTTCACACAAGAGAAGCGTGGAATGTGACGAAACGACTGTCAGAAATacgaaaatattatcaaaccGCTGAATTCCAGGAA GTCTTGGCAAGCGTCCAAAAACGATTAGGTATCCAAGCACAGCTGAGTCCAATTAACGTCACTGGACTATACAACCTGTGTTGGTCTCAACGTTCCACCTTGTTGACTGGAACCTCACCGTGGTGCAAACTGTTCACAAACCGAGACCTGGAGGTACTCGAATATATACAAGACATAAATTCTAACCTTAG AAGTGGCTACGGATTTCCGTTTAACGGCCATCTTGGACGATTGGTGCTAAGCGATTTGCTAAAGAAGTTTCAAGCCGAAGTGTATAATACAAAACCTACATTCACCGCTTTCTTCGCACACGACAGTCTGATAGACATGGTCTATTGTGCGTTAGGACTTTTCCACGACGAGAATGGCATCGACGCTAAGAGGAGGAACCCCCATCGCAAATGGCGATCAAGTAAAATAACCCCATTTGCTGCTAACATTTTAGCAGTTTTGCACAA GTGCAGATCTTCATAA
- the LOC128674687 gene encoding multiple inositol polyphosphate phosphatase 1-like, translated as MISNVIVVLLSVNIVVSDRTCYWNAECPFQLYSTKTPYDTVRGDIRDYNDPTNCQAVSVWTLNRHGNRNPGSSVTESIRVIAGLKDEIIQSHEAGRGQLCAQDIEDFRRWSWNATLETSASFLTGTGYEEIYNIAKRLRERYPHLLQGLEDSYFRTTNEQRTVTSSMAFVHGLTENTNLSVTVDGPYERDDLIRPYENCDKYQQEVKGSQELEDQMDAYFKTIEFLAVQSRVQNRLGLITQLTAEDVYSFYEICRFYRSWTDTLKSPWCAAFTDEDLVVLEYRDDVRHYYRNGYGSWVNGNLGGIVVKDLYDNFASIVNGTGRSWVSYFTHDTMLEMAYCALGLFKDNFIIEGSYRNPNRLWKTSNIACFSVNIIAVLNSCQESGTQTYRVQFFVNEKVSDLCPLEGCTWQQFQEKYSSFSDANLNFCSLDAREPGLPNGAAAVELGLVMIAAQIAFIALFR; from the exons ATGATCTCAAACGTAATTGTAGTTCTTTTGTCTGTAAACATAGTTGTTAGTGATAGGACTTGCTACTGGAATGCTGAGTGCCCTTTCCAGTTGTACTCTACAAAGACTCCCTATGATACTGTGAGGGGAGACATAAGGGATTACAACGATCCTACAA attGCCAAGCCGTCAGTGTGTGGACCCTGAACAGGCACGGGAACAGGAATCCTGGGTCCAGTGTCACGGAAAGCATCAGGGTTATAGCTGGGCTGAAAGACGAGATTATCCAGAGTCATGAGGCTGGGAGAGGCCAACTATGTGCACAG GATATTGAAGACTTCCGAAGGTGGTCCTGGAACGCGACCCTGGAGACATCGGCTTCCTTCCTCACAGGCACTGGTTACGAAGAAATCTATAACATAGCCAAGAGGCTCCGAGAGAGGTACCCTCATTTACTGCAAGGGTTAGAAGACTCCTATTTCAGGACTACCAATGAGCAGAGAACTGTTACAAGTTCAATGGCGTTTGTGCATGGTCTCACAGAGAATACGAACTTGAGTGTGACTGTGGATGGACCTTATGAAAGAGATGATTTGATTAGG CCCTATGAAAACTGCGACAAGTACCAACAGGAAGTAAAAGGTAGCCAAGAGCTCGAAGACCAAATGGATGCTTACTTTAAAACCATTGAATTCTTGGCa GTGCAAAGCCGAGTCCAAAATCGCCTGGGCCTTATAACACAGCTGACCGCGGAGGATGTCTACTCCTTCTACGAGATCTGCCGGTTCTACCGTTCCTGGACGGACACCCTCAAGTCTCCGTGGTGTGCCGCCTTCACAGACGAGGACCTGGTCGTGTTAGAGTACAGAGATGACGTCAGGCACTACTACAGGAACGGGTATGGGTCCTGG gtTAATGGCAATCTCGGTGGCATAGTCGTCAAAGACCTCTACGACAACTTCGCTTCTATCGTCAACGGCACTGGTAGGTCCTGGGTGTCCTACTTCACCCACGACACCATGCTTGAGATGGCTTACTGCGCCTTGGGTCTTTTTAAGGATAATTTCATCATCGAGGGTTCTTATAGGAACCCTAACAGATTGTGGAAGACGAGTAATATTGCTTGCTTCTCTGTTAACATCATTGCTGTGTTGAATAG CTGTCAAGAATCCGGCACCCAAACCTATCGCGTCCAATTCTTCGTGAACGAGAAAGTCAGCGACCTCTGTCCGCTGGAAGGCTGCACATGGCAGCAGTTCCAGGAGAAGTACTCGTCGTTCAGTGATGCCAACCTCAACTTCTGTAGTCTAGACGCCAGAGAGCCAGGGCTGCCGAACGGTGCCGCGGCTGTCGAATTAGGGTTGGTGATGATAGCCGCTCAGATTGCCTTTATAGCTTTATTTAGATGA
- the LOC128674690 gene encoding multiple inositol polyphosphate phosphatase 1-like isoform X2, producing MLARHGARNPSEQNIREMKNALAMKSDILRYHAEGRGDLWDREIADLQEYRWSPDVDVTPYVLTNRGHRELNDLGDRINMTYFSLLKKLKEHHIRPTNEQRTIESARSFLNGLDDSLAYGIEAPLRKIKDVMLLPYLHCDLHTTEAWNGSKRISELQKYYETADYKEVLLSVQKRMGSNEPLTPTNVSGLYDLCRFHRSTSLTGTSPWCKLFTNRDLEVLEYIEDINSYYRSGYGFPYNGHLGRLVLSDLLKKFQAEVYDSKPTFTAFFSHDSLIDMVYCALGLFHDEKSLKAKRRNPRRKWRTSKNTPFAANIIVVLHECENMLEPRPYKVQFLVNEKPQRVCVKKVCTWAEFQDKLKPFLQSDLKFCRQHNKPN from the exons ATGCTTGCTAGGCACGGCGCTCGTAACCCCAGCGAGCAAAACATACGAGAAATGAAGAATGCTTTAGCAATGAAGTCAGATATCCTAAGGTATCACGCCGAAGGACGAGGAGATTTATGGGATAGG GAAATAGCAGACCTGCAAGAATACAGATGGAGTCCAGACGTTGACGTGACTCCGTACGTTCTTACGAACAGAGGTCACAGGGAATTAAATGACTTAGGTGACAGAATTAATATGACCTATTTCTCACTGCTGAAGAAACTAAAAGAACACCACATTAGGCCTACTAATGAACAAAGGACGATTGAGAGCGCCAGGAGTTTTTTGAATGGGCTAGATGATTCATTGGCGTATGGTATAGAAGCTCCGTTGAGGAAGATCAAAGATGTAATGTTATTG CCCTATTTGCACTGTGATCTTCACACGACCGAAGCGTGGAATGGTTCGAAACGAATCTcagaattacaaaaatattatgaaaccGCCGACTACAAAGAA GTCTTGTTAAGCGTTCAAAAACGAATGGGCTCCAATGAGCCGCTAACTCCGACCAACGTATCTGGACTGTACGACCTCTGTCGGTTCCACCGTTCCACCTCGCTGACTGGGACCTCACCGTGGTGCAAGCTGTTCACAAACAGAGACCTGGAGGTCCTCGAGTATATAGAAGACATTAACTCTtactatag GAGTGGCTACGGATTTCCATACAACGGCCATCTTGGACGATTGGTGCTAAGCGATTTGCTGAAGAAGTTTCAGGCCGAGGTGTACGATTCGAAACCTACATTCACCGCATTCTTCTCCCACGACAGTCTGATAGACATGGTCTATTGTGCGTTAGGATTGTTCCACGacgaaaaaagtttaaaagccAAGAGGAGGAACCCTCGCCGCAAGTGGAGAACCAGCAAAAACACTCCGTTTGCTGCCAATATTATTGTGGTCTTGCATga ATGTGAAAATATGCTGGAGCCTCGGCCATATAAAGTACAGTTCTTGGTAAACGAGAAACCTCAGAGGGTATGTGTGAAGAAAGTCTGTACTTGGGCCGAATTCCAAGATAAACTGAAGCCATTTTTGCAGAGCGATCTTAAATTTTGTAGACAACACAATAAACCCAACTGA